In the genome of Geotrypetes seraphini chromosome 16, aGeoSer1.1, whole genome shotgun sequence, one region contains:
- the MRPS21 gene encoding 28S ribosomal protein S21, mitochondrial, translating to MANHLKFIARTVMVQDGNVDSAYRALNRILTVDGILEDAKRRRYYEKPCIKRRRLQYENCRRIYTTEMARKVTFLMRKNRPDPWLGC from the exons ATGGCGAATCATCTGAAATTTATCGCCAGGACGGTCATGGTGCAGGACGGAAACGTGGACTCGGCGTACAGGGCGCTGAACAG AATCCTAACCGTGGATGGGATCCTCGAGGATGCCAAACGCCGCCGTTACTATGAGAAACCATGCATCAAACGGCGGAGGCTGCAGTATGAAAACTGTCGTCGGATTTACACTACGGAAATGGCGAGGAAGGTTACCTTCCTGATGCGGAAGAATCGGCCTGATCCCTGGCTGGGATGCTAA